From the genome of Hymenobacter gelipurpurascens:
GTACGATAAAATTACTTGTTGAAAGTTACCGTCATCCTGAGCGGTGCTTAGGATGACGGTAAGATTTGCTTTGTGCAGAGGAGTAGAAGTGATTTACCTTGCTAATATGAAACGGCGCACCGGCATGCGGATTCTGCTAGGCCTAGGCCTCTCCGTGCTGCTTCTGCTCGGCCTAGACCTGGCGTTTCCGTTACCTCCCGCGCCCCAATATTCGCCCATTGTGCTGGCCGCCGATGGCTCGGTGCTGCACGCCAACCTCAACCCCACTCAGAAGTGGCGGATGAAGACGGAGCTGCGCGAGATTACGCCGGTGCTGCGCAAGGCCATACTAGAGAAGGAAGACCGATGGTTTCGGTGGCACTTGGGCGTGAACCCGGTGGCGCTGGTGCAGGCGGCGGGGCGCAACGCGTTTGGCACTGGGCGCACTACCGGGGCCAGTACCATCACCATGCAAGTAGCCCGGCTACTAGAGCCGAAGGAGCGCACGTTTGGCAATAAGCTGCTGGAGATACTGCGCGCCACGCAGTTTGAGCTGCACTACAGCAAAGTCGAGATTCTGCAGCTGTACCTCAATCTTGTGCCCTACGGCGGCAATGTGGAAGGCGTGAAGTCGGCGGCGCTGCTCTACTTTCAGCAAACGCCCGATTACCTGTCTCTAGCCCAGACCGTCACGCTGGCTATCATCCCGAATAGGCCTAGGGGACTGGTGCTGGGCAAGAACAACGCGGCTGTGCTGCAGGAGCGCAACCGTTGGCTCCGGCGCTTTGGTGCGGCGGGGCTGTTTCCGAAGCAGGATGTGGAGGATGCCCTGCTGGAGCCCCTGGACGTGCAACGCCACGCAGCGCCGGCGTTGGCCCCGCATCTGTCGCGGCGACTAGTGCGGCAGTTTCCGCATCAGGCTATAATCCGGAGTGGCCTAGAGCGCAGCAAGCAAAGCAAGGCCGAAGACCTGACGCGCAACTACGTGCGCCGCCTCTACGAGCTGGGCATTACGCAGGCCGCCGTGCTGGTAGTAAATAACCGCACGCGGCAGGTAGAGGCCTATGTGGGCTCCGCTGATTTTCGGGACTTCGGAAACCAGGGCCAGAACGATGGTGTGGTTGCGGTTCGCTCACCGGGCAGCACGCTCAAGCCGTTTCTGTATGCCTTGGCGATGGACAGAGGCCTAGTAACGCCCAAGTTTCTATTGCCTGATGTGCCCACCAACTTCCAGGGCTACCGTCCCGAGAACTTCGACAAGCACTGCAACGGTGAGGTGACACTGGAGCGTGCCCTCGCCTATTCGCTCAATATTCCGGCCGTGCGCGTGCTAAACCAGCTCGGCGTGCCCACCTTCACGGATAAGCTGCGCCAAGCCGGCTTCCAGAATGTCACGCGCAACCGCACGAGGCTAGGCCTCAGCAGCATTCTGGGAGGCTGCGGGGCGAGCCTGGAAGAGCTCACGAACCTATATGTGACGCTGGCTGACGGAGGGCGGTATGAGAAGTTGCAGCTGACGGCACCTCACGATTCGCCTCACTCCCCGGCCCCCTCTCCAAGGGGAGAGGGGGAGCCTGATAACAATGGCAGCACAGAATCGTCAGGCTCCCCCCTCTCCTTTTCCGGAGAGGAGGGCCGGGGGGGTGAGGCGCCCGGAACCGCCCTTATCTCGCCTTCCGCCGCTTTCCTCACCACCGATATCCTCGCCCAGCTTACCAGGCCCGACTTGCCACTTGGCGCCGCCAGCAGCATGCGTCTGCCCAAAATTGCCTGGAAAACCGGCACCAGCTACGGCCGCCGCGACGCTTGGAGCATTGGGTACAATAAGCAGTACACCATTGGCGTCTGGGTGGGCAACTTCAGTGGGCAGGGCAGCCCGGCTCTCACGGGTTCCGAGGTAGCCACGCCCCTACTCTTCGACCTGTTCAATGCCCTGGCCTACAACTCGCCCAACGACTGGTATGTGCCACCGGCAGCGCTGGATTTCCGGCTGGTGTGCGCAGAGAGTGGCCTGGTGCCCAGCGAGAACTGCCCGAATCAGGTTATCGACTATTTTCTACCTGGTATCTCGTCGGGGCAGCGGTGCCAGCATGTGCGGGAAGTGCTGGTATCGGCGGATGGCGCTTTCACGTATTGCCGGGCCTGCGCGCCGGCGGCCGGGTATCGGCGGGAGCTTTACCCGAACCTCCTGCCTGAGGTAGTGGCCTACAAGGAAGCGCAGGGCATTCCGTATCGGCGGCTGCCGGTGCATAACCCACAGTGCCAGCTGGTACGAGGTGGCCTAGAGCGGGCGCCCAGCATCACTTCCCCAAGCGCCAATACGGAGTACGTGCTCAACCGCCACGAAAAGCAGCAGCTCCTGCTCAGCTGCACCACCGACAACGAGGTGCGCCAGGTGAGCTGGTACGTGAACGACCAATTTTTGCGAACAGCGGCGGTTACGGAGCGGGTTTTCGTTCGCCCGACTCCCGGCACCCTGAAGATTTCCTGCGCCGACGACCATGGCCGCAACACCGATGTGCTGGTGACCGTGACGGAGCTGGAATAGAGCGGCGTATGGTTGTGCTTATAAGTCGCTGTTCACGACAACTTTTCCCCGACTTCGCACGTCTCAAATAGACTTATTTCTACCGGCACGCTAACAAATCTGCTAGTAGCTGGTTTACACACTCTGTATTCCGGCACCGGGATACTTTTAGCGTCCGCTGCCGGTAAGCACTGGCCCCAGACGCTATTGCCCGCTCCGCTGAACATGCAGCCCCATTAGGCGCTCGTGTGTCCATCGGAGCAGCCGCTCTATCTGCCCCTATTGGGTCACCCAGCCCGCACAGCTTAGCTACGAATTGGCGTAGCTGCTATTCTTTTCCTATGAAACACATACAACAGGCGCTTCGGCTTCTGCTAGGCCTCATATTGCTTGCTCCGGCCTGGGTACAGGCACAACCTACGGCCCCACCAACGCCTGCCAACCAACTCACGCTGGAGCAGTGCCTGCAATACGCGCTGCAAAACCAGCCGGTGCTGCGCCAGGCCCGCATTGATGAGGAAACCAACGACGCCGACATTCGCATCGGGAAGGCTGGCTGGCTGCCCCAACTGGGCCTCAACGCCACCGGTCAGCACTACTTCCAGCTGCCCTACACGGTATTTCCGAATGCCGATGGCGTGAACGTGCCCCGTCAGATTGGCCTCAAAAACACTTCTACCATTGGCCTGGCCGCCACCCAGACCATCTATAACAACGATGTGCAGCTGGCTACCCGGAGCGCGCGGCCTTCCCGCCAGTTCTTCCAGCAGAACACGGCCAGTGTGCGCATTGATGTGGTATCGGACGTGAGCAAGGCGTTTTATGATGTGTTGCTTTCTCAGCGCCAGCTCGATGTGCTCAGCGAAGACATTGTGCGACTACAGCGCAGCCTGAAAGATGCCAAAGCCCGCTACGATGCCGGTATCGTGGATAAAACTGACTACAAGCAGGCTGAGATTCTGCTCAACAACTCGATAGTGGCCCGCAAGCAGGCCTTCGAGGCAGTAAAGGCGAAATCGGCGTATTTGAAGGAGCTGATGGGTATAGCCGGCACCCAACCGCTGGCCCTGCAATACGACACCGTGCGCCTCATGCGCGATGCCGTGCTGGACACCACCGTAGCCCTCGACCCTGCCAACCGCATTGAGGTGCAGCAGCTGCAAACCCAGAAAGCGCTGCAGGCCGCCCAGATCAGTTATTACCGCTGGGGGTTCCTGCCCTCGCTTTCGGCTTTCGGCAACTACAACTCCGTTTTCCAGAACAACAATTTCGGCGACCTGTACAGCCAGCGCTTCCCGAGCTCTTATGCTGGTTTGCAGCTGAGCCTGCCGCTGTTTACGGGCGGCCGGCGCCTCCAGAACCTGCGCCGCGAACGGCTCACCGACCAGCGCATCGACCAAGATATTCTCCTGACCCGCAACCGCATCAACACCGAGTTTGAGCAGGCCATGGCCAGCTACAAAAGCTACTACGCCGACTACATGATAGGCCAGCGCAACCTCGATTTGTCCAGGGAGGTGTACTCGGTGGTAAACCTGCAGTACCGCGAGGGCATCAAGACGTACCTCGACGTGATTGTGGCCCAAACTACGCTGCGCACGGCCCAGCTTAATTATTACAGCGCCCTGTTTCAGGTGCTGAGCAGCAAAGTGGATTTGCTGCGCGCCCAAGGCAACCTGCCTACCTCCTACTAGCCTTTCGCTGCTTCCCGAATGTATATGAACAAGACTCTTATTGCGCTGTCGTACGCTGCCAGCCTGCTGGCCTTTGCGAGCTGCGGCAAAAAAGAAGACGAAAAAGCCGCCGGTCCGCCGCCGGCGACGCCCGTGACCCTGGTAGCTGCTAAAGCTACTGATGCCGTGTATTACGATGAGTATCCGGCTACCGTGGTGGCCATTAATAATGTAGAGCTGCGCAGTCAGGTGGCCGGCTTCATCACCCAGATATTTTTCAAGGAGGGCGAAGTAGTACAGAAGGGCAAAACGCTCTACGAAATCGACCGCCGCAAATACCAGGCGGCCTACCAGCAGGCACTGGCAGGCCTAGCCAGCACCCGGGCCACCGTGCAGAATGCCAAGGTAAACCTCGACCGGTACCAGCGCCTAGCCCAGCAGGATGCCATTGCCAAGCAGATTGTCGATAATGCCTCCACGGCCTACGCCACGGCCCAGGCTCAGGTAGCGGTAGCCCAGGCCAATGTAGCCGCCGCCCGCACCGACCTCGACTATTCCCTGATAAAAGCCCCCTTCACGGGCCGCATTGGCATTTCGCAGGTGCGCCTAGGGTCGCAGGTGAGCCCAGGCTCTACGCTCCTCAACACCATCAGCGGCGAAGACCCCATGGGGGTTGACTTCGTGATTACGGAATCTGACCTCAGCCGCTTTGCCGATTTGCAGCGCCAGGCCGGCGGCAAAGACGACTCTACGTTTCGCCTGGAGCTACCGGATGGCTCGCGTTACACTCAGCCCGGCAAAATTCTGGCTATTGACCGCGGTGTAAATCAAGGAACCGGCACCGTCCAGATTCGGGTGCAGTTCACTAACCCCGACCGCAAGCTGAAAGACGGCATGAGCACCGTGCTGAGCGTGCTGAACCGCCAGTCGGGCCGCCGCATTGTGGTGCCTTACAAAGCTGTGGTGGAGCAGATGGGTGAAAACTTCGTGTTTATCGCCGGCGACAGCAGCAAAGCCTATCAGCGCAAAGTGGAGCTCGGCCCGCGCCTGCGCGACCAGATTGTGGTAATGAACGGCATTAAGGAAGGCGACAAGGTGGTAACCGAAGGCCTCCAGCGCCTCCGCGACGGCGGTCAGATTCAGGTGGGCACGCCCGCCCAGGCGCAAGCCGGCGGCAGTGCCCCCGCAGCTGCCGGAGCCAAGTAAAAAATTTAGAGCCAGCAGCTAACTCCCCTCCTCAGATGAGGAGGGGTTGGGGGTGGTTGACCAATCGTTGAACATCAACTAGCACTAGTCCTAAAAATCGTTCTAGGCCACTTCAACCACCCCCAGCCCCTCCTCATCTAAGGAGGGGAGCTAGCTAAGTAGCGCATCAGGTAAATACAACGACATGATTGCAGAAACCTTTATACGGCGCCCCGTCACGGCCATTGTCACCTCCCTGGTGATTGTGCTGGTGGGGGTGCTGGCCATCTTGAACTTGCCCGTAGGCCAGTATCCAGAGATTACGCCGCCTACCGTATCGGTAAGCGGCACCTACACCGGCGCCGATGCCCAGACGGTAGAGCAAACAGTGGCTACCCCCGTGGAAGTGCAGGTAAATGGCACGCCTGGCATGACTTATCTGCAAAGCAACAGCACCAGCAATGGGCAGATGAGCATGACGGTAAACTTTGAAGTCGGCACCGACATCAATATTGCCGCCCTGGATGTGCAGAACCGCGTAGGCATTGCTCAACCTACACTGCCGCAGGAAGTGCAGCGCTTAGGCCTAGTGGTGCGCAAACGTAACCCTAGCATTCTGATGCTGGTGGCTATGTATGCGCCCAAAGGCTCGCACAACACTACCTTCCTCGATAACTACGCCAACGTATTTGTAAAGGACGCTTTGCTCCGCACCAAAGGTGTCGGCGACATCGTGAGCCGGGCCGATGACTTCTCGATGCGCGTGTGGCTGAACCCCGATAAGCTGGCGCAGCTGGGCGTTACGGCCCAAGAAGTAACGGCTGCCATTCAGGAGCAAAACGCCCAGATTGCGGCAGGCTCCATTGGTGCCCCGCCCGCGCAAACCGGCCAGACATTTGAGTACATCGTGTTCGTGAAGGGCCGTTTGGTGGATACCGAGGAGTTCGGCAATATCATCGTCCGGACGCGCCCTGAGGATGGCTCCGTAGTGTACCTCAAGGATGTGGCTCGCCTAGAGCTAGGCAAGTTCAACTACTCCAGCAACTCCTTCGTGGATGGCAAGCGCGCCGCTTATCTACTGGTGTATCAGGCCCCCGGCGCCAACGCCCTCGAAACCTACGAAAACGTGCTGGCCACCATGGATCAGCTCAAAAAGCGGTTTCCCGTCGATCTGGACTACGTGGTGCCGTTTGAGTCGGCTACGGTGGTAAAGGTTTCGATTGAAGAAGTGCTGCACACGCTGGTAGAAGCCTTAGTGCTGGTAATTATTGTGGTGTTCCTGTTCCTGCAAAGCTGGCGCTCCACACTCATTCCGGTGCTGGCTATTCCGGTATCCATCGTCGGCACGTTTATACTGTTTATCCCGCTGGGCTTCACCATCAACACCCTCACTATGTTCGGCTTCGTGCTGGCCATTGGTATTGTGGTCGATGACGCCATTGTGGTGGTAGAGGCCGTGGAACATAACATGAACGAGCGGGGCCTGAGCCCCATGGAAGCCACGCTGCAGGCCATGCGCGAAATCTCGGCCCCGGTTATTGCCATTGCCCTGATTCTGGCGGCGGTATTCGTGCCAGTGGGCTTTATTCCCGGCATCACTGGCCGCTTATATCAGCAGTTCGCTATCACCATTGCCATTTCGGTAATCATCTCGGCCTTCGTGGCACTTTCGCTTACGCCGGCTTTGTGCGTGCTGCTGCTCAAGCCCCACAAACGCGACGAGAACTCCACTGGCCTAGACAAGCTGTTCTACAAGTTCAACACCTGGTTTGACAAGGTGACGGGCAAGTACGGCAACGGCGTACAGAGCGGCATCAAGCACTCACGCCTGGTCGTGATTATTCTGGTCTGCATTGTGGCCGGTACTGGCCTACTGTTCAAGAATAAGGCCTCCGGCTTTATTCCGACCGAAGATGAAGGCCGCCTCATTGTGACCTTCAACTTGCCCGAAGCTTCCTCTACGGAGCGCACCGTGAGCACCCTGAAGGAGGTCATGAAGGAGCTGAGCCAGGTGAAAGGCATCAAGCATTATGCTGGCCTAGGAGGTCTGAATGCCGTAAACTTCTCGTCTAAGTCGAACAGCGGTACCGTATTCTGCCAGCTGCAGCCTTGGGAAGACCGCAAAAGCAAGGAAGAGCAGCTGCAGGGCCTGATTGCAACGGTGCAGAAACGCCTGAGCCGCCTGCGGGAAGCTAATATTGTCGTGATTTCGCCGCCGGCTATTCCGGGCCTCGGCAACACGGGCGGTTTCTCGTTTGTACTGCAAGAGCGCGAAGCGGGCGGCGATATCAAGAACTTTGATGCCCAGCTCCAGAACTTCCTCGGCGCCCTGCGCAAGCGGCCTGAAATTGCGGCGCCATTCTCGTTCTTCACCGCCAACACACCAGGTTACCAGCTCACTATTGATCGTGAGAAAGCCAAGAAGCTGGGCGTATCTATTGCCGACATTGGCACGGCGCTCCGCACCTACCTGGGCTCCTCCTACGTGAACGACTTTACGGTGTACGGCCGCAACTTCCGCGTCGTGACGCAGGCCGACTCCATGTACCGCGCTGATATCAGCAACCTAGGCCAGTACTACGTGCGCAACTCTTCGGGCGGCATGGTTCCCCTGAGCACGCTCACGAGCTACAAACGCTCCGAAAGCGCCCCGCTGATTTCGCACTACAACCTTTTCCGCTCCGCTGAAATCAACGGCAACGCGGCGCCCGGCTACAGCTCCGGCGACGCCATTAAGGCGCTGCAGGAAACGGCGGCGCAGTCGTTGCCGGCTGGTTACGGGTTTGAGTTTTCGGGCCTGACTAGAGAAGAGCTGCTGGCTGGCGGACAAACGGTGTACATCTTTGCCTTGTCTCTGGCCTTCGTGTTCCTGTTTTTGGCCGCGTTGTACGAAAGCTGGTCGGTGCCGTTCTCGGTGCTGCTGGCTGTGCCGCTGGGCGCGTTTGGGGCCATTCTGGCGCTTACGTTCCTGCCCAAGCTCACCAACAACATCTACGCCCAGATTGGTCTGATTACGCTGATTGGTTTGTCGGCCAAAAACGCCATTCTGATTATCGAATTCGCCAAAGAACGGGTGGATAAAGGCATGCCGCTGGTAGATGCTACACTGGAGGCCGTGCGCCTGCGCCTGCGCCCTATCATTATGACGTCGTTGGCCTTTATTCTGGGCGTGCTGCCGCTGGTGTTTGCCTCCGGCGCCGGCGCCCAAAGCCGCCAGACCATCGGCTGGACGGTACTGGGCGGCATGCTCTCGGCTACCATCCTGGCCATCTTCATCGTGC
Proteins encoded in this window:
- the pbpC gene encoding penicillin-binding protein 1C gives rise to the protein MKRRTGMRILLGLGLSVLLLLGLDLAFPLPPAPQYSPIVLAADGSVLHANLNPTQKWRMKTELREITPVLRKAILEKEDRWFRWHLGVNPVALVQAAGRNAFGTGRTTGASTITMQVARLLEPKERTFGNKLLEILRATQFELHYSKVEILQLYLNLVPYGGNVEGVKSAALLYFQQTPDYLSLAQTVTLAIIPNRPRGLVLGKNNAAVLQERNRWLRRFGAAGLFPKQDVEDALLEPLDVQRHAAPALAPHLSRRLVRQFPHQAIIRSGLERSKQSKAEDLTRNYVRRLYELGITQAAVLVVNNRTRQVEAYVGSADFRDFGNQGQNDGVVAVRSPGSTLKPFLYALAMDRGLVTPKFLLPDVPTNFQGYRPENFDKHCNGEVTLERALAYSLNIPAVRVLNQLGVPTFTDKLRQAGFQNVTRNRTRLGLSSILGGCGASLEELTNLYVTLADGGRYEKLQLTAPHDSPHSPAPSPRGEGEPDNNGSTESSGSPLSFSGEEGRGGEAPGTALISPSAAFLTTDILAQLTRPDLPLGAASSMRLPKIAWKTGTSYGRRDAWSIGYNKQYTIGVWVGNFSGQGSPALTGSEVATPLLFDLFNALAYNSPNDWYVPPAALDFRLVCAESGLVPSENCPNQVIDYFLPGISSGQRCQHVREVLVSADGAFTYCRACAPAAGYRRELYPNLLPEVVAYKEAQGIPYRRLPVHNPQCQLVRGGLERAPSITSPSANTEYVLNRHEKQQLLLSCTTDNEVRQVSWYVNDQFLRTAAVTERVFVRPTPGTLKISCADDHGRNTDVLVTVTELE
- a CDS encoding efflux RND transporter periplasmic adaptor subunit codes for the protein MNKTLIALSYAASLLAFASCGKKEDEKAAGPPPATPVTLVAAKATDAVYYDEYPATVVAINNVELRSQVAGFITQIFFKEGEVVQKGKTLYEIDRRKYQAAYQQALAGLASTRATVQNAKVNLDRYQRLAQQDAIAKQIVDNASTAYATAQAQVAVAQANVAAARTDLDYSLIKAPFTGRIGISQVRLGSQVSPGSTLLNTISGEDPMGVDFVITESDLSRFADLQRQAGGKDDSTFRLELPDGSRYTQPGKILAIDRGVNQGTGTVQIRVQFTNPDRKLKDGMSTVLSVLNRQSGRRIVVPYKAVVEQMGENFVFIAGDSSKAYQRKVELGPRLRDQIVVMNGIKEGDKVVTEGLQRLRDGGQIQVGTPAQAQAGGSAPAAAGAK
- a CDS encoding TolC family protein, translating into MKHIQQALRLLLGLILLAPAWVQAQPTAPPTPANQLTLEQCLQYALQNQPVLRQARIDEETNDADIRIGKAGWLPQLGLNATGQHYFQLPYTVFPNADGVNVPRQIGLKNTSTIGLAATQTIYNNDVQLATRSARPSRQFFQQNTASVRIDVVSDVSKAFYDVLLSQRQLDVLSEDIVRLQRSLKDAKARYDAGIVDKTDYKQAEILLNNSIVARKQAFEAVKAKSAYLKELMGIAGTQPLALQYDTVRLMRDAVLDTTVALDPANRIEVQQLQTQKALQAAQISYYRWGFLPSLSAFGNYNSVFQNNNFGDLYSQRFPSSYAGLQLSLPLFTGGRRLQNLRRERLTDQRIDQDILLTRNRINTEFEQAMASYKSYYADYMIGQRNLDLSREVYSVVNLQYREGIKTYLDVIVAQTTLRTAQLNYYSALFQVLSSKVDLLRAQGNLPTSY
- a CDS encoding efflux RND transporter permease subunit, yielding MIAETFIRRPVTAIVTSLVIVLVGVLAILNLPVGQYPEITPPTVSVSGTYTGADAQTVEQTVATPVEVQVNGTPGMTYLQSNSTSNGQMSMTVNFEVGTDINIAALDVQNRVGIAQPTLPQEVQRLGLVVRKRNPSILMLVAMYAPKGSHNTTFLDNYANVFVKDALLRTKGVGDIVSRADDFSMRVWLNPDKLAQLGVTAQEVTAAIQEQNAQIAAGSIGAPPAQTGQTFEYIVFVKGRLVDTEEFGNIIVRTRPEDGSVVYLKDVARLELGKFNYSSNSFVDGKRAAYLLVYQAPGANALETYENVLATMDQLKKRFPVDLDYVVPFESATVVKVSIEEVLHTLVEALVLVIIVVFLFLQSWRSTLIPVLAIPVSIVGTFILFIPLGFTINTLTMFGFVLAIGIVVDDAIVVVEAVEHNMNERGLSPMEATLQAMREISAPVIAIALILAAVFVPVGFIPGITGRLYQQFAITIAISVIISAFVALSLTPALCVLLLKPHKRDENSTGLDKLFYKFNTWFDKVTGKYGNGVQSGIKHSRLVVIILVCIVAGTGLLFKNKASGFIPTEDEGRLIVTFNLPEASSTERTVSTLKEVMKELSQVKGIKHYAGLGGLNAVNFSSKSNSGTVFCQLQPWEDRKSKEEQLQGLIATVQKRLSRLREANIVVISPPAIPGLGNTGGFSFVLQEREAGGDIKNFDAQLQNFLGALRKRPEIAAPFSFFTANTPGYQLTIDREKAKKLGVSIADIGTALRTYLGSSYVNDFTVYGRNFRVVTQADSMYRADISNLGQYYVRNSSGGMVPLSTLTSYKRSESAPLISHYNLFRSAEINGNAAPGYSSGDAIKALQETAAQSLPAGYGFEFSGLTREELLAGGQTVYIFALSLAFVFLFLAALYESWSVPFSVLLAVPLGAFGAILALTFLPKLTNNIYAQIGLITLIGLSAKNAILIIEFAKERVDKGMPLVDATLEAVRLRLRPIIMTSLAFILGVLPLVFASGAGAQSRQTIGWTVLGGMLSATILAIFIVPVLYVLITRFAYGKEKLAELEANYKPDEEHGGPAPDKPTDEGQHPTPSPA